In Streptomyces thermolilacinus SPC6, a single genomic region encodes these proteins:
- a CDS encoding ABC-F family ATP-binding cassette domain-containing protein produces MTATLVAKNLAAGHAERSLFSGLDLVVAPGDVIGLVGVNGAGKSTLLRLLAGLDTPEDGEVHLSPRTATVGHLPQEPERRPGETVRDFLARRTGVAEAQAAMDAATQGLVEGAPGADDAYAATLERWLALGGADLDERAEETAAALGLTVGLDQPMTALSGGQAARAGLASLLLSRYDVFLLDEPTNDLDLDGLERLEIFVRGLRAGTVVISHDREFLARTATKVLELDLAQHRTALYGGGYDAYLEERETARRHAREDYEEYADKKAALEGRAQMQRSWMDKGVKNARRKAGDNDKLGRKFRSEASEKQAAKARQTQRMIERLDTVEEPRKEWELRMEIAAAPRSGAVVATLRDAEVRRGGFTFGPVTLQVDWADRIAITGANGSGKSTLLAALLGRLPLDAGHAALGSGVVVGEVDQARGLFHGEETLLDAFCAAVPDTEPAEVRTLLAKFGLKAAHVLRPATTLSPGERTRAALALLQGRGVNLLVLDEPTNHLDLPAIEQLESALDAYTGTLLLVTHDRRMLDTVHVTRRVEVADGKVTEV; encoded by the coding sequence ATGACTGCCACCCTCGTCGCCAAGAACCTCGCCGCCGGACACGCCGAGCGCTCCCTCTTCTCCGGGCTCGACCTCGTCGTCGCGCCCGGCGACGTGATCGGCCTCGTCGGCGTCAACGGCGCCGGCAAGTCCACGCTCCTGCGCCTCCTCGCCGGGCTCGACACCCCCGAGGACGGCGAGGTCCACCTGTCGCCGCGCACCGCCACCGTCGGCCACCTGCCGCAGGAGCCCGAGCGGCGGCCGGGGGAGACCGTACGGGACTTCCTCGCCCGCCGTACGGGCGTCGCCGAGGCGCAGGCGGCGATGGACGCGGCGACACAGGGCCTGGTCGAGGGGGCGCCCGGAGCCGACGACGCGTACGCGGCCACGCTGGAGCGCTGGCTCGCCCTCGGCGGCGCCGACCTGGACGAGCGGGCCGAGGAGACCGCCGCCGCACTGGGCCTCACCGTGGGCCTCGACCAGCCGATGACCGCCCTCTCCGGCGGCCAGGCGGCCCGCGCAGGACTCGCCTCGCTGCTGCTCTCCCGCTACGACGTGTTCCTCCTGGACGAGCCGACCAACGACCTCGACCTGGACGGCCTGGAGCGGCTGGAGATTTTCGTACGGGGCCTGCGCGCGGGAACGGTCGTCATCAGCCACGACCGCGAGTTCCTCGCCCGCACCGCCACCAAGGTCCTCGAACTCGACCTCGCCCAGCACAGGACCGCCCTCTACGGCGGCGGCTACGACGCCTACCTGGAGGAGCGGGAGACGGCCCGCCGCCACGCCCGCGAGGACTACGAGGAGTACGCCGACAAGAAGGCCGCCCTGGAGGGCCGCGCGCAGATGCAGCGCTCCTGGATGGACAAGGGCGTCAAGAACGCCCGCCGCAAGGCGGGCGACAACGACAAGCTCGGCCGCAAGTTCCGCAGCGAGGCCAGCGAGAAGCAGGCCGCGAAGGCCCGGCAGACGCAGCGGATGATCGAGCGCCTGGACACGGTGGAGGAGCCCCGCAAGGAGTGGGAGCTGCGCATGGAGATCGCCGCCGCGCCCCGCTCGGGCGCCGTCGTGGCGACCCTGCGCGACGCCGAGGTCCGGCGCGGCGGCTTCACCTTCGGCCCGGTGACCCTCCAGGTGGACTGGGCCGACCGGATCGCGATCACCGGCGCCAACGGGTCGGGCAAGTCCACCCTGCTCGCCGCGCTCCTCGGCCGCCTCCCGCTGGACGCCGGGCACGCGGCGCTCGGCTCCGGCGTCGTCGTCGGCGAGGTCGACCAGGCGCGCGGGCTGTTCCACGGCGAGGAGACGCTGCTGGACGCGTTCTGCGCGGCCGTCCCCGACACCGAACCGGCGGAGGTCCGCACCCTCCTGGCCAAGTTCGGCCTGAAGGCCGCGCACGTGCTGCGCCCCGCGACGACGCTCTCACCGGGGGAGCGGACCCGCGCCGCCCTCGCCCTCCTCCAGGGCCGGGGCGTGAACCTGCTGGTCCTGGACGAGCCGACCAACCACCTGGACCTCCCCGCGATCGAACAGCTGGAGTCCGCCCTCGACGCGTACACCGGCACCCTGCTCCTGGTCACCCACGACCGCCGCATGCTCGACACGGTCCACGTCACCCGCCGCGTGGAGGTGGCGGACGGCAAGGTCACCGAGGTCTGA
- a CDS encoding LacI family DNA-binding transcriptional regulator, translated as MPDPSPATRPTLEAVAARAGVSRATVSRVVNGGAGVRQPLVERVRRAVEELGYIPNHAARTLVTRRNGAVAVIIAEPEFRVFSDPFFEQQVRGISRELTAHDSQLVLLWVEGPGDYERIARYLGGGHVDGALAFSVHDDDELPSIVRRVQVPTVFGGRPGWPGATGELAVPYVDADNRGGAREAVRYLLGQGRQRIAHIAGPRDQTSATDRLAGYRDVLLDADPDLVAQGDFTVESGARAMAELLERRPRLDAVFAGNDLMASGALRVLRERGLRVPEDVALVGFDDMASVAEATDPPLTTVRQDIEGMGRLMVRLLMRALHQDGDPGAAAAAPGSVITPTELVRRASA; from the coding sequence TTGCCCGATCCGAGCCCGGCAACGCGTCCCACGCTCGAAGCCGTCGCGGCCCGCGCCGGGGTGTCCCGGGCGACGGTGTCCCGCGTCGTGAACGGCGGGGCGGGGGTGCGCCAGCCCCTGGTGGAACGGGTGCGCCGGGCCGTCGAGGAGCTGGGGTACATCCCGAACCACGCCGCCCGGACGCTGGTCACCCGGCGCAACGGCGCCGTCGCGGTGATCATCGCCGAGCCGGAGTTCCGTGTCTTCTCCGACCCGTTCTTCGAGCAGCAGGTGCGCGGCATCAGCCGCGAGCTGACCGCCCACGACTCGCAGCTGGTGCTGCTGTGGGTGGAGGGCCCGGGCGACTACGAGCGGATCGCCCGCTACCTGGGCGGCGGCCATGTGGACGGCGCGCTGGCGTTCTCGGTGCACGACGACGACGAGCTGCCGTCCATCGTGCGCCGCGTACAGGTGCCGACCGTGTTCGGCGGGCGGCCGGGCTGGCCGGGCGCGACCGGCGAACTGGCCGTGCCGTACGTGGACGCCGACAACCGGGGCGGCGCGCGGGAGGCCGTGCGGTACCTGCTGGGCCAGGGCCGCCAGCGGATCGCGCACATCGCGGGCCCGCGCGACCAGACCTCGGCGACGGACCGGCTGGCCGGGTACCGGGACGTGCTGCTGGACGCCGACCCGGACCTGGTGGCGCAGGGCGACTTCACGGTGGAGAGCGGTGCCCGGGCGATGGCGGAGCTGCTGGAGCGCCGCCCGCGCCTGGACGCGGTGTTCGCGGGCAACGACCTGATGGCGTCGGGCGCCCTGCGGGTGCTGCGCGAGCGCGGGCTGCGGGTGCCGGAGGACGTGGCGCTGGTGGGCTTCGACGACATGGCGTCGGTGGCCGAGGCGACGGACCCGCCGCTGACGACGGTCCGCCAGGACATCGAGGGCATGGGCCGCCTGATGGTGCGGCTCCTGATGCGCGCCCTCCACCAGGACGGCGACCCCGGAGCGGCGGCAGCCGCCCCGGGGTCGGTGATCACCCCGACGGAACTCGTCCGCCGGGCGTCCGCGTGA
- a CDS encoding TerD family protein encodes MAHPLASLVVRHTHRLPVPSGPEGRGEVAARQFDAALMSAGFKLSAALLERLSGLSDETVVATATPVLDCVRAMVGDHVEHNAYFRDFPANVPDTLDFWARCVREALSDDASRPGTLARLRAGVVDLLSLPSYGRPQHTYAELLAAHDELIAAAGDRVTVLHPGGPAEDEVAALYLALAGSTTPLGDEGLRDLYALAEHCADGPQPETAPVRENRAVVNAARLTAGHEPVLDTVTDVLRLACALSGGDVTLTEPTRFRALSRPVRRALLAGLDAVVAAAPAKLADVLAHREPFKRLGERLHPHEYPRWPHAADVFAVARGEKEARTLEGRVEELLGADDVTGAARLLTAAPGMLLRSLDRLLRVCRTQEDRDAVVAAAERVLPKVSGRVLLSVREHLHHRARDTGGSRVFVNRGGRARVVADTRAPVPPTDVARLVAALDEETRRRLPDPGHLLIDPDVLDVALPLSGRATTGGFGVLPRGSLTPVRGELLRFFVHWKQRRRRTDYDLSALMLDAGYETDRWLSYTALKQFEGVHSGDVTEAPDGASEFIDLRLGAVRGAFIVPQVHIYSGEGFDEAEESFFGFMLREEAQKGRPFEARTVRMKSELRGPGRVALPLVFLRGDDGRWHAKWLHLYLRGAPAANRVEENQLSVATLVRGIVERDHLTVRYLTGLMADRATATTLWGGTVPDGPVTYIGLERPDGLHPDSLVITPENLRALIPG; translated from the coding sequence ATGGCTCACCCTCTCGCCTCCCTGGTCGTCCGGCACACCCACCGACTGCCCGTCCCGTCCGGACCTGAAGGGCGCGGCGAGGTCGCGGCGCGCCAGTTCGACGCGGCGCTGATGTCCGCGGGGTTCAAACTGTCGGCGGCGCTGCTGGAGCGGCTGTCGGGGCTGTCCGACGAGACGGTCGTCGCCACGGCCACACCGGTGCTCGACTGCGTCCGGGCGATGGTCGGCGACCACGTCGAGCACAACGCGTACTTCCGCGACTTCCCCGCCAACGTCCCCGACACGCTCGACTTCTGGGCACGGTGCGTACGCGAGGCCCTCAGCGACGACGCCTCGCGCCCCGGCACGCTCGCCCGGCTGCGCGCCGGTGTGGTCGACCTGCTGTCCCTCCCGTCGTACGGCAGGCCGCAGCACACGTACGCCGAGCTGCTCGCCGCCCACGACGAGCTGATCGCCGCCGCGGGCGACCGGGTGACCGTACTGCACCCGGGCGGCCCCGCCGAGGACGAGGTCGCCGCCCTGTACCTGGCCCTCGCCGGCAGCACGACGCCGCTGGGCGACGAGGGCCTGCGCGACCTGTACGCCCTCGCCGAGCACTGCGCCGACGGCCCGCAGCCGGAGACGGCCCCGGTCCGCGAGAACCGCGCCGTCGTCAACGCCGCCCGGCTCACGGCGGGCCACGAGCCCGTGCTGGACACCGTCACCGACGTCCTCCGCCTGGCCTGCGCCCTCTCCGGCGGTGACGTGACGCTGACGGAGCCGACCCGCTTCCGGGCGCTGTCCCGGCCGGTGCGCCGCGCCCTGCTCGCCGGGCTCGACGCGGTGGTCGCGGCCGCCCCCGCCAAGCTCGCCGACGTCCTGGCGCACCGCGAGCCGTTCAAGCGCCTCGGCGAGCGCCTCCACCCGCACGAGTACCCGCGCTGGCCGCACGCCGCCGACGTGTTCGCCGTCGCCCGGGGCGAGAAGGAGGCACGGACCCTCGAAGGCCGCGTCGAGGAGTTGCTCGGCGCGGACGACGTGACCGGCGCGGCGCGGCTCCTGACGGCCGCCCCCGGCATGCTGCTGCGCTCCCTGGACCGCCTGCTGCGCGTGTGCCGCACCCAGGAGGACCGCGACGCCGTCGTGGCCGCCGCCGAGCGGGTCCTGCCGAAGGTCTCCGGCCGGGTCCTGCTGTCGGTCCGCGAGCACCTGCACCACCGCGCCCGGGACACCGGCGGCAGCCGCGTCTTCGTCAACCGGGGCGGGCGCGCCCGGGTCGTGGCCGACACCCGCGCGCCCGTGCCGCCGACCGACGTCGCGCGCCTGGTCGCCGCACTGGACGAGGAGACCCGCCGCCGCCTGCCCGACCCCGGGCACCTGCTGATCGACCCGGACGTCCTGGACGTCGCGCTCCCGCTCAGCGGCAGGGCGACGACCGGCGGCTTCGGCGTGCTGCCCCGGGGCTCGCTGACGCCCGTCCGGGGCGAACTGCTGCGCTTCTTCGTCCACTGGAAGCAGCGGCGCCGACGCACCGACTACGACCTGTCGGCGCTGATGCTCGACGCCGGATACGAGACCGACCGCTGGCTCTCGTACACCGCCCTGAAGCAGTTCGAGGGCGTGCACTCCGGTGACGTCACGGAAGCCCCCGACGGGGCCTCGGAGTTCATCGACCTGCGCCTGGGCGCCGTGCGCGGGGCCTTCATCGTCCCGCAGGTCCACATCTACTCGGGGGAGGGCTTCGACGAGGCGGAGGAGTCGTTCTTCGGGTTCATGCTGCGCGAGGAGGCGCAGAAGGGCCGCCCCTTCGAGGCGCGTACGGTACGCATGAAGTCGGAGCTGCGCGGGCCTGGCCGGGTCGCGCTGCCGCTGGTGTTCCTGCGCGGGGACGACGGCCGCTGGCACGCCAAGTGGCTCCACCTGTACCTGCGGGGCGCCCCGGCCGCCAACCGGGTCGAGGAGAACCAGCTGTCGGTCGCCACGCTGGTGCGCGGCATCGTCGAGCGCGACCACCTCACGGTCCGGTACCTCACCGGCCTGATGGCCGACCGCGCCACGGCCACCACGCTGTGGGGCGGCACGGTCCCGGACGGCCCCGTCACGTACATCGGCCTGGAGCGCCCGGACGGACTGCACCCGGACTCGCTGGTGATCACCCCGGAGAATCTGCGCGCGCTGATCCCGGGCTGA
- a CDS encoding M1 family metallopeptidase, with protein MHRRLIVPGAIAASLLLAIPASAADFVPGAPGIGDPYYPASGNGGYDVTHYDLRLKYQPSTDLLEGTATILATPTQNLSRFNLDLGLKALDVRVNGRKAAFKATGAQELEVTPAVPLPKDRPVSVVVRYSGKPSEVKIDGWTAWHRTPDGGVAAQQPESAVWWFPSNDHPLDKATFDVSVAVPDGTQAISNGVLQSQSSRLGWTRYNWRSDKPQATYLATLAVGRFDVTTDTTANGLPVVNAYSKDLGANAGAARASIERTVEVAEWLEEIFGPYPFNALGGYVPNVRSGYALETQTRPFYSPRQFANGSNVSVVVHELAHQWYGDSVSVKGWKDIWINEGFARYSQWLWSEREGEGTAQELADWVYASRPAGDPFWTVKPGDPGPENQFHLAVYDRGALALQALRNELGDEDFFRLLKGWPTERAHGNADVADFVSYAERESGKELDALFDTWLYQPSKPATAPVPAAERSGASASARTAAPAPAAPPKSWAKIAATNTVHDHSDHGDHSDHGHGHD; from the coding sequence GTGCACCGCAGACTGATCGTCCCGGGCGCGATCGCGGCCTCCCTGCTGCTGGCGATCCCGGCATCGGCCGCCGACTTCGTGCCCGGGGCACCGGGTATCGGCGACCCCTACTACCCGGCCAGCGGCAATGGCGGGTACGACGTCACGCACTACGACCTGCGGCTGAAGTACCAGCCGTCCACGGACCTGCTGGAGGGCACGGCGACGATCCTCGCCACCCCGACGCAGAACCTGTCCCGCTTCAACCTGGACCTCGGCCTGAAGGCGCTGGACGTCCGGGTGAACGGCCGGAAGGCGGCGTTCAAGGCGACGGGCGCGCAGGAACTGGAGGTCACTCCGGCGGTTCCGCTGCCGAAGGACCGACCGGTTTCGGTCGTCGTGCGGTACTCGGGCAAGCCGTCCGAGGTGAAGATCGACGGCTGGACCGCGTGGCACCGCACCCCGGACGGCGGGGTGGCCGCGCAGCAGCCCGAATCGGCCGTCTGGTGGTTCCCGTCCAACGACCACCCGCTCGACAAGGCGACCTTCGACGTGTCCGTCGCCGTCCCGGACGGCACGCAGGCCATCAGCAACGGCGTCCTCCAGTCGCAGAGCTCCCGGCTCGGCTGGACCCGCTACAACTGGCGGTCCGACAAGCCGCAGGCCACGTACCTGGCGACGCTGGCGGTCGGCAGGTTCGACGTCACCACCGACACGACCGCGAACGGGCTGCCCGTCGTCAACGCGTACAGCAAGGACCTCGGGGCGAACGCCGGGGCGGCGCGGGCGAGCATCGAGCGGACCGTCGAGGTCGCCGAGTGGCTGGAGGAGATCTTCGGGCCCTACCCGTTCAACGCGCTCGGCGGATACGTGCCGAACGTGCGCAGCGGGTACGCGCTGGAGACGCAGACCCGGCCGTTCTACAGCCCGCGCCAGTTCGCGAACGGCTCCAACGTGTCGGTCGTCGTCCACGAGCTGGCCCACCAGTGGTACGGCGACAGCGTCTCCGTGAAGGGCTGGAAGGACATCTGGATCAACGAGGGCTTCGCCCGGTACAGCCAGTGGCTGTGGTCCGAGCGGGAGGGCGAGGGCACCGCGCAGGAGCTGGCGGACTGGGTGTACGCCTCGCGTCCGGCGGGCGACCCGTTCTGGACGGTCAAGCCGGGCGACCCGGGCCCGGAGAACCAGTTCCACCTGGCGGTCTACGACCGGGGCGCGCTGGCGCTCCAGGCGCTGCGCAACGAGCTGGGCGACGAGGACTTCTTCCGTCTCCTCAAGGGCTGGCCGACGGAGCGGGCCCACGGAAACGCCGATGTCGCGGACTTCGTCTCGTACGCGGAGCGGGAGTCCGGCAAGGAGCTGGACGCGCTGTTCGACACGTGGCTGTACCAGCCGTCGAAGCCCGCGACGGCGCCCGTTCCGGCGGCGGAGCGGTCCGGCGCTTCCGCCTCGGCCCGTACGGCGGCTCCGGCCCCGGCGGCCCCGCCGAAGTCCTGGGCCAAGATCGCCGCGACGAACACGGTCCACGACCACAGTGACCACGGCGACCACAGTGACCACGGCCACGGCCACGACTAG
- a CDS encoding YwqG family protein, translating into MLLVHGGRAEADDPGLRTGGVPLVPDGFVWPKCRECGGPMLFFAHLPLEPGVIAVFLCQNNPGMCDDWDATAGANRAFVFRGPLSAATVPAEGETLLGAVTALRPRPADTPTEEPVLGWLGDEPHWLQGDETPACPSCTTRMTFTAELEEGAEFETSANFGGGGLGYVFHCRPCGEAAFLWQR; encoded by the coding sequence ATGCTGCTCGTACACGGCGGGAGAGCCGAAGCCGACGATCCCGGACTGCGCACGGGCGGAGTGCCCCTCGTCCCGGACGGGTTCGTCTGGCCGAAGTGCCGCGAGTGCGGCGGCCCGATGCTGTTCTTCGCGCATCTGCCCCTCGAACCGGGCGTGATCGCGGTCTTCCTCTGCCAGAACAACCCGGGCATGTGCGACGACTGGGACGCCACCGCCGGTGCCAACCGCGCCTTCGTGTTCCGAGGCCCGCTGTCGGCGGCCACCGTCCCCGCCGAGGGCGAGACCCTCCTCGGTGCGGTGACCGCCCTGCGCCCCCGCCCGGCCGACACCCCGACCGAGGAACCGGTGCTCGGGTGGCTGGGTGACGAACCCCACTGGCTCCAAGGCGACGAGACTCCCGCCTGTCCCTCCTGCACCACCCGTATGACGTTCACGGCCGAGCTGGAGGAAGGAGCCGAGTTCGAGACCTCGGCCAACTTCGGCGGAGGCGGCCTCGGCTACGTCTTCCACTGCCGTCCCTGCGGCGAGGCCGCCTTCCTCTGGCAGCGATGA
- a CDS encoding Tex family protein, with protein MTTSIEGRIAEELGVRERQVRAAVELLDGGSTVPFIARYRKEATGTLDDAQLRTLDERLRYLRELEDRRAAILDSVREQGKLTEELEARIREADTKARLEDIYLPFKPKRRTKAQIAREAGLEPLADGLLADPGVEPLAAAAAFVDPDKGVADPGAALEGARAILTERFSEDADLIGELRERMWTRGRLVAKVREGKEEAGAKFADYFDFAEPFTELPSHRVLAMLRGEKEDVLELVLEPEEPVEGPSTYEGMIARRFGIADRGRPADKWLADTVRWAWRTRVLVHLGIDLRLRLRTAAEDEAVRVFAANLRDLLLAAPAGTRATLGLDPGYRTGVKVAVVDGTGKVVATDTVYPHVPQNKWDASLATLARLAKEHSVELVAIGNGTASRETDKLAADLIARHPELNLTKVMVSEAGASVYSASAFASQELPGLDVSLRGAVSIARRLQDPLAELVKIDPKSIGVGQYQHDLSEVKLSRSLDAVVEDCVNGVGVDVNTASAPLLSRVSGIGSGLAENIVAYRDANGPFRSRRALKDVPRLGPKAYEQCAGFLRIRGGDDPLDASAVHPEAYPVVRRMVKTTGGEVAALIGNTGVLRSLRPDDFVDEKFGLPTVTDILRELEKPGRDPRPAFRTATFKEGVEKIGDLAAGMVLEGVVTNVAAFGAFVDVGVHQDGLVHVSAMSRNFVKDPREVVKPGDVVKVKVLDVDVPRKRISLTLRLDDEAAGRTPDDRPRRERGARPPQQRQGGGGTGGTGGGQERRGGGGRGGDRQAAAPANSAMADALRKAGLLGGGSGGPGGSGGSGRSGGGRGRR; from the coding sequence GTGACGACGTCCATTGAAGGCAGGATCGCCGAGGAGCTCGGCGTACGGGAGCGGCAGGTCAGGGCGGCCGTGGAGCTGCTGGACGGCGGCTCGACCGTGCCGTTCATCGCGCGTTACCGCAAGGAAGCGACCGGGACGCTCGACGACGCGCAGCTGCGCACCCTGGACGAGCGGCTGCGGTACCTGCGGGAGCTGGAGGACCGGCGCGCCGCGATCCTCGACTCCGTACGGGAGCAGGGCAAGCTGACCGAGGAGCTGGAGGCGCGCATCCGGGAGGCCGACACGAAGGCCCGCCTGGAGGACATCTACCTGCCGTTCAAGCCGAAGCGGCGCACCAAGGCGCAGATCGCCCGTGAGGCCGGTCTCGAACCGCTCGCGGACGGGCTGCTCGCCGACCCGGGGGTGGAGCCGCTGGCGGCCGCCGCCGCGTTCGTGGACCCGGACAAGGGCGTCGCGGACCCGGGGGCCGCGCTGGAGGGCGCGCGGGCGATCCTCACCGAGCGGTTCTCGGAGGACGCCGACCTGATCGGTGAGCTGCGCGAGCGGATGTGGACGCGCGGCCGGCTGGTGGCGAAGGTCCGCGAGGGCAAGGAGGAGGCGGGCGCCAAGTTCGCCGACTACTTCGACTTCGCGGAGCCGTTCACCGAGCTGCCCTCGCACCGCGTGCTGGCGATGCTGCGCGGCGAGAAGGAGGACGTGCTGGAGCTGGTCCTGGAGCCGGAGGAGCCGGTCGAGGGCCCGTCCACGTACGAGGGCATGATCGCCCGGCGGTTCGGGATCGCCGACCGTGGCCGCCCGGCCGACAAGTGGCTGGCGGACACGGTGCGCTGGGCGTGGCGCACCCGCGTGCTGGTGCACCTCGGCATCGACCTGCGGCTGCGACTGCGCACGGCCGCCGAGGACGAGGCCGTGCGGGTGTTCGCCGCGAACCTGCGGGACCTGCTGCTGGCCGCGCCCGCCGGGACGCGCGCGACGCTGGGGCTCGACCCCGGCTACCGCACGGGCGTCAAGGTGGCCGTGGTGGACGGGACCGGCAAGGTCGTCGCGACGGACACGGTCTACCCGCACGTGCCGCAGAACAAGTGGGACGCGTCGCTGGCGACGCTGGCGCGGCTCGCGAAGGAGCACTCCGTCGAGCTGGTCGCCATCGGCAACGGCACGGCGTCGCGCGAGACGGACAAGCTCGCCGCCGACCTGATCGCCCGCCACCCCGAGCTGAACCTGACGAAGGTGATGGTGTCGGAGGCGGGTGCCTCGGTGTACTCGGCGTCGGCGTTCGCCTCGCAGGAGCTTCCCGGCCTCGACGTGTCGCTGCGCGGCGCCGTGTCGATCGCGCGGCGGCTGCAGGACCCGCTCGCCGAGCTGGTGAAGATCGACCCGAAGTCGATCGGAGTGGGCCAGTACCAGCACGACCTGTCCGAGGTGAAGCTGTCCCGGTCGCTCGACGCGGTCGTCGAGGACTGTGTGAACGGTGTCGGCGTGGACGTCAACACTGCCTCGGCGCCGCTGCTCTCGCGCGTTTCGGGCATCGGCTCGGGACTCGCCGAGAACATCGTGGCGTACCGGGACGCCAACGGCCCGTTCCGGTCGCGGCGGGCGCTGAAGGACGTGCCGCGCCTCGGCCCGAAGGCGTACGAGCAGTGCGCGGGCTTCCTGCGCATCCGGGGCGGCGACGACCCGCTGGACGCCTCGGCGGTGCACCCGGAGGCGTACCCGGTGGTGCGGCGGATGGTGAAGACGACCGGCGGCGAGGTCGCGGCGCTGATCGGCAACACGGGCGTGCTGCGGTCGCTGCGGCCGGACGACTTCGTCGACGAGAAGTTCGGTCTGCCGACCGTGACGGACATCCTGCGGGAGCTGGAGAAGCCGGGCCGCGACCCGCGTCCGGCGTTCCGCACGGCGACGTTCAAGGAGGGCGTCGAGAAGATCGGCGACCTGGCGGCCGGGATGGTGCTGGAGGGCGTCGTCACCAATGTGGCGGCCTTCGGCGCGTTCGTGGACGTCGGCGTGCACCAGGACGGTCTGGTGCACGTGTCGGCCATGTCGCGGAACTTCGTCAAGGACCCGCGCGAGGTGGTGAAGCCGGGTGACGTGGTGAAGGTGAAGGTCCTGGACGTGGACGTGCCGCGCAAGCGGATCTCGCTGACGCTGCGCCTGGACGACGAGGCCGCGGGCCGTACCCCGGACGATCGGCCGCGCCGGGAACGGGGCGCCCGCCCGCCGCAGCAGCGCCAGGGCGGCGGCGGTACCGGTGGCACCGGCGGCGGCCAGGAGCGGCGCGGCGGTGGCGGCCGGGGCGGCGACCGGCAGGCCGCGGCGCCCGCGAACAGCGCGATGGCGGACGCCCTGCGGAAGGCGGGCCTGCTGGGCGGCGGGTCCGGTGGCCCGGGCGGTTCGGGTGGCTCCGGCCGCTCCGGCGGTGGCAGGGGGCGCCGCTGA
- a CDS encoding M14 family metallopeptidase: MSLRPLRLRRPLRRSLRHPRALAALTACAAALTLSAGPAQAAPDTATGPQPPGTGFETSGGARWTGQDEEQRFLTAVDRGSDRASLTTLGTTRQGRPLQLVRVGAAPTAATTTVLLVCGQHGDEPSGREACLTTLRDLAHARDPHTLRFLARTTVLAIPTANPDGRAANTRHNADGVDVNRDHLALRTAEARAVARVLRDHRPHVVLDLHEYSATPPYYVKDLLALWPRNLNTSPGVHGEARTLSEAYVRPAAERAGLTSGLYGIWTDPVTGEPVRQVAGDGQERILRNTTGVKHAVGLLVETRENALTDGGDPVRENRRRVDSQLAALDGAFAYVTERRARITAATAAARTAGYADRGPVLLGGADNDPAEPAETLQNPPCGYRLGLAQYAEWSDELALHGVRAVPDATGAFVPLRQPLRALVPLLLDARAAYHLTKGEPVSHC, encoded by the coding sequence ATGAGCCTCCGCCCCCTCCGCCTCCGACGCCCCCTCCGACGTTCCCTCCGCCACCCCCGCGCCCTGGCCGCCCTCACCGCGTGCGCCGCCGCCCTCACCCTGTCGGCGGGCCCCGCCCAGGCCGCCCCGGACACGGCCACCGGCCCCCAGCCGCCCGGCACGGGCTTCGAGACGAGCGGCGGAGCCCGCTGGACCGGCCAGGACGAGGAGCAGCGCTTCCTCACCGCCGTCGACCGGGGCAGCGACCGGGCGTCCCTCACCACCCTGGGCACCACCCGCCAGGGCCGCCCGCTCCAGCTCGTCCGCGTCGGCGCCGCCCCCACGGCGGCCACCACCACCGTCCTCCTCGTGTGCGGCCAGCACGGTGACGAACCGTCGGGCCGCGAGGCCTGCCTCACCACCCTCCGGGACCTCGCCCACGCCCGCGACCCGCACACCCTCCGGTTCCTCGCCCGCACCACCGTCCTCGCCATCCCCACCGCCAACCCGGACGGCCGCGCCGCGAACACCCGCCACAACGCCGACGGCGTCGACGTCAACCGCGACCACCTCGCCCTGCGCACGGCCGAGGCCCGCGCCGTCGCCCGCGTGCTGCGCGACCACCGCCCGCACGTCGTCCTCGACCTCCACGAGTACAGCGCCACACCGCCGTACTACGTGAAGGACCTCCTCGCGCTGTGGCCGCGCAACCTCAACACGAGCCCCGGCGTCCACGGCGAGGCCCGCACCCTCTCCGAGGCGTACGTCCGGCCCGCCGCCGAACGCGCGGGCCTCACCAGCGGCCTCTACGGCATCTGGACCGACCCGGTCACCGGTGAACCGGTCCGCCAGGTCGCGGGCGACGGCCAGGAGCGCATCCTCCGCAACACGACCGGCGTCAAACACGCGGTCGGCCTCCTCGTGGAGACCCGCGAGAACGCGCTCACCGACGGCGGCGACCCGGTGCGCGAGAACCGGCGCCGCGTGGACAGCCAGCTCGCCGCGCTCGACGGCGCCTTCGCGTACGTCACCGAGCGGCGCGCCCGCATCACCGCGGCCACCGCCGCCGCCCGCACGGCCGGGTACGCCGACCGGGGCCCGGTCCTGCTGGGCGGCGCCGACAACGACCCGGCCGAACCCGCCGAGACCCTCCAGAACCCGCCCTGCGGCTACCGCCTCGGCCTCGCCCAGTACGCCGAGTGGTCCGACGAGCTGGCCCTCCACGGCGTCCGCGCCGTCCCGGACGCCACGGGCGCGTTCGTCCCGCTCCGCCAGCCCCTGCGCGCCCTGGTCCCCCTCCTCCTGGACGCCCGCGCCGCGTACCACCTCACGAAGGGGGAACCGGTATCCCACTGCTGA